The Nicotiana tabacum cultivar K326 chromosome 5, ASM71507v2, whole genome shotgun sequence sequence GCTAATTCACCAGTTTATCACATTTGGATTTGCATGTACACCATTGTACTTTGTGTGGGAGAAGGTGATAGGAATGCATGACACTAAAAGTATATGCTTAAGGGCATTGGTTAGGTTGCCTGTCGTGATACCTATATGGTTCTTGGCTATTATTTTCCCATTTTTTGGCCCTATTAACTCTGCAGTTGGGGCTCTTTTGGTTAGTTTCACAGTCTACATCATTCCAGCTCTTGCCCATATGCTCACTTATAGAACAGCTTCTGCTCGACAGGTAATGCATTTATTTCTATACCTTCCAAAATTTTACTCTTTATACTTTGTGTATGTATTCATAATGCTCTTTAGGTCGGAAATTAGTAACCTGAAAAAATGTGGCATATAACCTACTATAACAAGTTAAAATTTATTGACATTCGTAAATATTCTTTGTCTCTGTGTGACCTATCCACTGTTctttgagccgatggtctatcggaaacaacctctctatcacTATAAGGTAGGGGTGAGGGTTTGCACACAAACTACCTTTTCTAGATCCCATctatgggattacactgggtttgctATTGTTGTCGTTGTCTCCGTATGACCTATAGATGACGGGGGAGCcatggaagcagccactaatgcttgcattagggtaggttgtCCACATCACACCCTACGAGTACGACCTTTTACTGCATCCTGCGTTAATGCGAAATGCTTTGTGCACCGGCTTGCCTTTTGTATCAGTGTAAATAATTGTAAAATTCTTTTTAAATAATGTTGAAAGAAGGGTGGGAAATGATTTATAAGAGAGACAGAATGGAAACAAAGGTACTTAAAGGCATTAAAGTCTTGGATTTGGAAATATTTATGTAGGGAAGGAGATATAGGTGGGAAGTCATTTTCATTTAGTTACATGCCTAGAGTCTCACTGTTGTATTATGTTTATGTTTGAGATATGATCTGGCTAGTTGTTGACTACCCCTTATGTTTCTTTAATTTAACCTATTTTACAATATTCCTTAATGaattagaatttattttctcGCTGCTTGAAATTAACTTGACTCATTTGTCAACCTTAGTCTATACTCCAAAGTTGTGCCATACTTTGTGTTAATCAAAGTTGGACACCCTTCGTATTTACAATTGAACTTCTTTTTGACGAGTATTTGAGACTGAGACGTAATTGTTGTTGCAGAATGCGGCGGAGAAGCCACCATCTTTCATGCCAAGCTGGACTGTAATGTACGTCATTAACATATTTATAGTGGGTTGGTGTTTAGTCGTTGGGTTTGGATTTGGAGGATGGGCTAGCATGACCAATTTTATCAAACAAGTTGATACATTTGGCCTTTTTGCAAAATGTTATCAGTGCAAACCTGCAGTTCCTCCGTCAAGTCTACCACCACGTCCGGCGCCTAACGCCACCGTGCACCACTAGTAACGGTGACTTAGATCCGCCACGTCGATCGGTCGGAGAAGTCAACAGTCAAgttgttcttcgaatatttttgtattatataGCAAATAGTAACCCCACACCTACTGTgtttctaaattttcattttcttttcatttgttacTGTTTCGATTTTTTTCTTACCATGTTGGATAAATAATGTGTTGACTATAATTAATTGCTATCAAATGATAGGCTAATTAAATCAATATATGTTAGTTTTCAGTTCTTTTATCCCACTTTTGGTGGATTAATAAATTGTTACCCCTATCTAATATTTAGCAATAAAAGTGTATAATAAGACATGTCATATTTATTCAAATTGATATGAACATcgaatatgaatatatttttaCTCGTAGATCCTTAGGCTTGCACTATCATTGTTCTTCACCAAAGCATATTTAAATGTTTTCTGGTGAGAAAAAAAAGGCCAAATGGGTAATGGGTGGATGAGACTTAAATGACCATTTTGACCTGAGATTCCTCTTTGAAGAAATGGGCCTTGGACCCAAAGTCCCTTCTTCACATGGGGTGCATGTTTCTGTCACGTGCCACTCTTTTTCCAATCTCAGATATCTTTTAGCTCTTCACTCTCTTTTGTTTTGACTTCTTTCTGGAGTTCTAGTCAAATGTCAGAAAGAGTTTAATCATCATCAACGAATATGTAGATTTAAATtatatgggttcaacttttaaggtaTTTAGTattgaatttattatatttttaaagttattatTTAATACTTgcgatttttataatttaataaatttttacatataaatttttactctaCATCGATAGGAAAAGAATTATTTTTACTTGATCTAGTTGTCCactttataaattttaaaaagaatgaattttaaaaattattggaaGCGGAATTAAGAAATATTGAATATGCATGCCAAAGGTTGAGATAGCTTATTTGCAGTAATGTAGGGGAAGGAGAAAACAGCACCAAGAATTTGAATAGGCTTCACTAATTTATTGCATGGATCTAAACGCCTATGTTCTCACTCATCAGAGTCATAATACAAATTTATTATTTCTTGGaaggtaattttaatttttagtaTAAGAATATTATAGGGTAGTATTTAAGTAAGGAGTAATTTGGTcatttaatttttaaaggatATTTTAGGAAAGTAACTTTAATTAAAAGTCTtcacacttataatatagtatgatgatTAGATAACACATTACAACACTTAAAGGTGGGAACTAGCTAGTTGTTAATGAAGTGGTATAGACCTTAGAGACTCGTACAAAATTTAAACAATAATATATCCATAGTGATCtcataagtggggtctggagagaaTAAAGTGTATGCGCAGACTTTATTCCTACCTTGTACGAGGTAAAAAAACTGTTTTTGATAGATCCTCGGCTGCAAAACctcaataaaaacaaaaaatattagaTATAATTCTTTCCATTTTTTAAACTTAATGGATAGACTTACTTGGTGCCTCAGGTGTTAGAAGGTAATAAGTACGATTATTTAATAGAGTAGTCGAGGTGTTTTTGACGAATAATTCACACATTATCAAAAGCATCAAACGTTGCATGCCTTTCAACAACAGAAGCCACAACCATTATCACAAACAGATGCAGAGCTAAGATTTGAAACTTATTAGTCTTggactttaaattttttaagttactgagttttaaactaataatttatacatattcaattatttttttaaaataaatatatagtttGAACCAATGTTATTGGGTTCGGCCGCACCAGCACGTTCTACTCTCCCTCCACCACTGGTCACAAATAGTATCGTGGTACTCATTGTTGACTTCAAATCCTATAAAAATTAATGAAACCTTATTCGCGTTTGATTCCCAAAATTTTTGCCCCTTATCAATGGAGTAGTTCATTGCAAAACTTTCAAATAATGAGATCCATTTTATCTCAAAAATAGTACTACTACTCAAGATCATCAATTTAATGGGCCTATCCATATGTAGTAGGCTGATGTTGGAACTTATCAAACCCCAAATACCAATAATGATCTGTAGCCCAAACATTTTACCATTTCCCACTTCTTCTAAAGCCCAAAGAAATATGTAGTACTTTGGACCCTCCGTGTTGAATCACTTAGTGGACAGTACCTTTTCTAGGTCGGGCTTCTATTATGGGTCCTAACACCGACAAAAATTttcgttcctataccatataggaaactatattagtACATATGTTTATAGTTTGCATATTACCCTTCATACTAATAGTATTCTTACgaaatataaataatgcattaaataaggaatcattgtagCTGTAAGATTCCTTATTTAGGCACGCTAAAATTGGGAAATTAAATATTCTTCAAGATCTTCCACAACGAAGATCACGCACAATCATAATTATCGTCGTCTTCACTCTGATCTTTCACAATGCAGATCAAGATTTTTCATACTCTATTTTTGCGATACACACTGTTTCCAGAATTCTCTCTAtatttctctctatctctcaatcccaaatttcagtaatacaaagcaaaggaaaagagaacagCAATTCCAcaattgacagccattaaaaagcttcaaagctttgaattcaaatttggatttttaaaaatcattatttgtgttggattgggtattgttgaaaataattgggaatatgattTGAAGTTTacatctcaattttgaggggtttttggtaaagattagacttggttttgactgaatttcagattgaaactcgaagaagaagaagaagaagaagaagaagaagaagaagaagaagaagaagaagaagaagaagaagaagaagaagacgtatatttcagaaattgtagaaaaattgtagataaattgaagaaaaattgtagactgttgtttatttatttttcttttattcatttacctattgtatgaaagttgaacaacattgtataaaaattgtatttaagtggatGATTTAGtactgttttggacaaaaatatgtataaaaaatGTGAAACATACATTTCAGGGAAAGCAtgtcgagtccaaatatgtacccagtttgtagatattttgtagataaattataaattatttgtattctgattgtagatgctctattttctattttcacaaataaaaaacgactaaaacttctacaaatcttctgaaaaaaaCGCAATGATGTCAAAAATCCCAATTATGCAACAATtgaatgagaattgggatattaaaatttaatgtacccagtttgtagatattttgtagataaattgtagattatttgtattctgattgtagatgcattattttctgttttcacaaatcaaaaacgactaaaacttctacaaatcttctgcaaaaatacaattatgtcgaaaatcccaattatgctacaattgaatgggaattgggatattaaaattcaatgtacccaatATGAAGATATTTTGTCGATAAAttatagattatttgtattctgattgtaaatgctttgttttctgttttcacaaatcaaaaacgactaaaacttctacaattCTTCAGCAAAAAACGtaattatgtcgaaaatcccgaTTATACTACAATTCTGTGATTCTCTTATATGCTCTTATTACTCTTTACAAAACTGTTATGCTAAATATGGAATCCAAAAAACATGCTGAAAGGATAGATCTTCCtaagaaattttgtagataatttgtagaaacattgaaattctgtattttcatattaatttttcaaatgatatgtagttttgttgtagattaaatatagaaaacaagccattgtgagtcttatttaactcattcctcacattcaacctattctacaaattcacacctctttaaatacaatacaaccatactttcctgaatttaaaggtataacaatatatataacttaaaaaacatcTTCTCTTCCGCACAAGTTAGCTCCAAAACAAACGAAGTGGAATAACAAGCTTCCATCAAAACTTTTAACACAAAAACACAaagctcaaaaataaataaacaacagtctacaatttttctacaatttatctacaatttctgcaatataatgtatgtcatgtcttcttcttcttcttcttcttcttcttcttcttcttctttgagtttcaatctgaaattcagccaaaaccaagtctaatcttcaccaaaacctctcaaaattgagatataaactccaaaccatatttccaattatttacaacaacacccaatccaaacaaataatgatttttgaaaacccaaattagaattcaaagcttcaaacctttttaatggctgtcaatggtggaattgctgttctcttttcctttcctcttatattactgaaatttgggattgcGAAATAGAGAGAGAcatagagagaattctcaattctttgcaacaacatccaatccaaacaaacaatgtcttttgaaaacccaaattcgaattcaaagcctTGGCTATGGAAAAAATAATGGAATTTTGATACAGAAATCGTGGGTGTGGGAGGGAAACATGGGTGAATGTGTGGGAattggagagagaaacgtggggggagTGGTATTAGAAGGAATATACAGTACCATTAAATTGGGAGTGTAATTAATACCCTTAAAAACTACTAATGGTATATAATTAGTAATtaggtatactaaatgtaattatatcaaactttaaacattgagggtaatatagtttcctatatggtataggaatgtaaaaattccgaCAAAAATTTTAAGGAGAAATTTTCATAGAGAAACTTTCAGTTGTAGctaccatttactatattactttctatagctatgttttcagatttttagagtgtattcgatgtatttaagctattctattcatgaatacaatatcattttagacgtgaaacatgggattacaactagacagatttttgtattcgagtgttcgactgtattcatgacgtaaaacatgggattacagctggacagattattgcaTTAGACTGTATTCACgacgtgaaacatgggattacactatttttaaacggaaagtgaatcaattaacataatagactcctaatataactcaacaaactcaattataacacataaattttgtatttccagttataaaaaagattctcaaccgaagaacaccccaaaaacatagcaatcttcagagaaaattatataatacatctgaatacataaattatattaattaaaaaaacatatgaatacattcatggaatatagcgagacagtgaatacaatgaaatacatagaatatgacgggatatattgaaatacaatgaaaaaaaggataatgaatacaatgaaatacatagaatatagCGAGATCGttaaaatacaatgaaaaaaagacaatgaatataatgaaatacagcgagatacattgaaatatattaacagaaaattcaagttgctcagctcccaactccgtcgtctttgttcaagaacaaccctAATGTCGTCTCGTCAAGAGGGTCGTGATTCTGACTCGAAACTCTCAAAATTTGGCGCAAAAGCGAAAGAAATTCCTTATTTTCAATAGCAAATTGTCTTCTTTTGTTAGTAATTCCGAATTTGGTAGATGAAGAAAAGCAGCAATGGAGTTGGTGAGAGGCAAGAGTTGCAGTGGGCATGTCCAGATTTCATTACAAACCAACGACAATCAGAATGAGGTGGATCTTTCTCTCTAGGGCTTTAGTAATCAACGCCGACGGAACCTCCGTCGCCTCTAGCGGTGCTTCAGTGGCCATTGATTTTTGCCTTAACCTGTGCTGATTTTTCACGAATGGAGAGGCGTAATGGAATTGTTGGAAAGAGACTCAGGTTATGGAGCTGGAGTTTTAtttagagaaaaatattaaaaagtgTATTTTATAACTTAAGGGTAGGAGGTAACCATAAATaaatatttggctataaaaatcaaaaggtagttatggaatataattttttaaaagggtatttatttaaaataaataaggtatcaacctttgctataggaggtaaaaattccattttcataagggatctttacacaaatagccagtcatattcattatttactttttttaatactttttctagccatatacatagattatacattcattacacataattatacacatataatattatGCATACACTATATCtctggctatttttagtttaagcgattAGGTGGGagactatttaggttaattcttcttttcATAAACCACTATAGTTTAGAGCCTAGAACTATAATTTGCTTAACTACCATTCATAGCTACTATTTAATTGCTACTAACTTGTATATCACTTATATTCAAACGCACACCGAATACAACCTGTGTCAACTGTATAACCAAGGCGGAATACAAGGATGTATACAAATGATACAACTTGTATAGACTGTATTTATTCGCGCAACAAATATAACTAAGATGAAATGCAGAAATACaggaaaataaaatttgttgagaGTCGAACTCAATGTCTTCGCTGACTAAGCGGGCCCGCTAACCAACTGAGCTACGAGAGCTTATTACTCTCTTATTTTAGTTCAAAACAATTAATCTCTTATTTTAtgaatttgctataaaattcaaatatagctacGAATGGTAAACTTGCTGAAAGTATTGTTACGAATAATAAATACAATGTAAATGTTTGATGTGTCGcgttttttcctaattttaaaagTGTAAAAATATGACCCTCTTTGGGGGTGACTTTTACCTTTTGACCTCCGCTTGTCCAATGGGCATTCAAAAGTTAAAAGTGTTGCTCATTGGGCAATCGAAAGGAACACTTGTTAAACTTAAAATTCTGCCCATGGGACAGGCAAGAACAAAATTCAAGACTATCCACTTTAACGACTATCTGCGTGCTTCACCcggaaaaaaaattataatgaAATCATGAACATTCTCTTTATTAGGGGTCATATTTCGTCATGTGGTGTAAAGTTCTCTTTTATCAATAACTAAAATTAATTGGATAGAGCCTTTATAAGTTAACATAGAGATTACAATCTGTGAAAATTTTCTCCAATAACCTTGATTGTTACAGGATAACAATGTAATTAAATCCAATTTAATACAAGCAAagaaatacacaaaaatattacAAAGCTTGTTTGAGATTGAGATTGTTGCACACTAACACAATTGCAAAGGTTGTAACTAAACCGCAAAAATTCAAGTTTAAGGAGTTGTATTAATTTATTGCATTTTATCCATATACAAAATGGATATGGATATCTGTTGCTCTTGAATATGAAAACTATAAATTGGTTCAAAGTAAGAAGACCTTAATAAATGACATACAACAAGGTTAAATTCATGTACTACTTCAAATTCTTAGGTGTGGTTCACGTATCAGCTTCTGATCTTATCGAAGCTATCTTGGGTCATTCTTCCATCCTTTGAGACGTTAGTACTCTTGTTCGTCCTGGAGAAATACATTTCACATTTCTACATCTTGAGTAATGTTAGAGTTTTCAAACAAGTTTATAACGTTTTGAGGCACTCCGTTCATACCTTTATGTTTTTTCATTggatatttaaattttttttcctttataaTTTAGACTTGTACAATGAACGCAAGTGAAATAACgggctatttttaaaaaaagaaaaaaagacaattCAGTACACAAGTAGGTATTCCGCCTTCATGCAGGGTTGGAGGAAGGACTGCACCTcaaagggtgtgatgtagacaacttATCCTAATACATACATTAATGACTGTTTTcatggctcgaacccgtgacctatatgTCATATGGAGATAACTTTACTGTTGACAAAGACTCCACTATAACTTAGTCTCGATATATCTAAACTATAAAATAGATGACTTCATAATTTGTTCAAGTTTGTAACTACACTAGCAATGCACAATTGGGATGTATTTACaagagttttccttttgttatTGTTATGATCACATTGTTTATAGTATAATTTTTGTGTATAGATATAAATTGACCGGTGTCTGAAAATAGAAGTTGTCTGTTTTCTGCACCTTTCACTTTCTTCTGGTTGAAAAAGAAAGACATAGATGCAAATGATAAATAGGCGACTAGGCGTAGATGACAaaaaattaatgaaaacaaagaaaaatattttatactagTTTTTATTTTCATTTCCTTTGATTTTTTTGATAACGCAATTATGTTTGTTCTTTCACCTTTGCTTTCTAGTAAAGAAACTTTTAGAAAACGAATGAAGGAGCAGTTCTTTTCAGGTTTCTAATTAAACATTCTCCCTTTTAGCACTGAAACGTGAAAAATAGACATGATGAGTAAATTAGAAGTCCTATTTATATTAACACTTGATTATTAGCGGAGTATTAAGTATCAAATACCCAATTAACTACATGTAATGAGCTATGCCAATCAACTTTCCATCAGAATCCTACAGACTTTGCACATATTAAATAGATTTCTTAAAATAAATGCAGAGTTttaatcaaaattaaaattgactTAGAAACAATTGATCTTCCTGAAGAAGGGTGATTAATCACCCATCATTAAGCCCATTCTTTTGTGTTTTAAATCATGATGGAATTCAGAAAGCCGCCAATATTGATGATTCCTCAAGTCATTAGTCAAATAGGGATTGCTTCAAATTGCAGCTACTTAAGACAATATTTTGTCAACAGCAGTACGTAAATAGGATAATTTCCCTATCATCCAACTTTCAATTTATTGTATCAACGTCATAAAACTAATTTGATTAgcggaaaaaaaaaaacttaagttACTTACATGTCACATAAGATAAAATATGCTGAAAAATGCTCAACTCCCGACTATGCCATTCTTGGCGATGTGTGACGACCACTTagcataatatatataatttcagTATACTATAACTATATCTAAAGAAAAGTCTCAAAATACAAGTTGGGAAAGCAATCTGACACTAGAATTAAAAGTTAgtgacataaaaaataaataaagaaacaagaattgaagTCTTTATGTACTTGGTTGCTTGAGCTTATGATCAAGAACTTGAACTTGTTTGAGTATAAATACAGTTACCTCCCTTTTTACAAATTCTGAAATTAAAAAAATCACAAAGTGGAATTGCTTTAAGAACTGTAAATATCTTTACATAACAAACAATGATcagaaatcaatctccctatgaTACTTCCTtgttcaattttcatattattaCTCTGTCTATTCCAAAGGTGCACACCATAAGTTTCTCCACTGAGTTGTAGCAATTTGGCTTCTATCCATCTTGACTGACTTCTTGAATTAAACTTCATAAAAAAACCTGATATTCTAATCCAATCAACTGGATAAAAAGCAATTGGTGGTAACACAGTAAAGTTAAACTCATCTCTATTTGTTGAGATCATTAACTTTTCTACTACTCTTGAAACCAAATATGGACCATTTTGTCCCCACTTATTCCCATTAAAAGAAAAAGCAAATTCCTCCATAAACTTATAAAGAAGTGGATGTTCCTTATCAAAAATCAACACTGCATTATTCAATCTTGTCCACTTCCCATTTGCACCTACGCTTTGTGCACCAATTGAATTCctcaatcttgaaaaatcttTCAAGATTATAAAATCCGTGTCCAGATAAACACCGCCATATTTGTACAAAACCGCTAACCTAATCAAATTGGATAAATTCTGAGCCAATGGGATTTCACCAGGgtcttttttaccatttttgagGTCATCAAACCAAGATTGTACAGGCGTATTGTTGAACAGAAAAGATAACTCTGGAGTAACGGCAAGAACTTTATACCCCAATTGAATTAAGGGTCTCAAGATTTTAACACCACGAGATGTATCCAAAGTTTGTGACAAAATTATCAAACACCCTTTTGGATGGGCTTTGAATAGAGTTTCCAATGCAAAAAATTCCCTTTTTCCAAAAGAACTAGCAGGAGAAATCCATGTCATGAATAATTGAACTGAACAACTTCTTGTAATTAAGAAATTGTTTACTCTGCTATTGAATTGACTTGACAATCTTGTTGACTTCAATATGCTAAATTCAGGCAACTTTTTTCTGAACCAagaaattctttcttcttctgtaAGATTATAAGGAGCCACCAAATTCACATGCActtcttcttgttcttgttcttctttGATAATATATGATACTTCATTAATTTCTTCCTTTTTGTAAAACAAAGGTTTGTGTACAAAAGTTGACTTAAGTGGCTTTTGAGAATTAGTTTTTGATACAAAAACAACAGAATTggaagaagaaaaattagataTGAGATTATCAGAAAAGCTGATAATACAAACaatcaaagcaaaagaaagaatagaaaaaaGATGAAATTTTTTTGTTCTACTGATTCTGTAGTAGTCAAACATCTTCACCATTGGAATAGTACTACTTTCTGTATATTGCTATAAAAAAGTGATGTAGCATATTaaggaggagaaagaagaaaTTAAAGATAGGATAAAAATGAAGGTTTGAATTTGTGCAAGGAAGTTTATAGTTGTACGAATTTGAACACTTCAAATGTTATTTTTGGTAAAGTTAATAGTACAACTTAGCTTAGAGAAGATTTATGGCTGCTGTTGTAAGGGGAATGTATAAGGAAATGAGAAGAATATTGACTTGTAGAAAAAGCATATctttttggtttattttattgAGGAATAATAAGGAAGAATTTGAAAAGGTAATTTCATGCATAAGGCTTCGTGGAGGGCCAAGTTAATTATAGAGTGGCCTCTTTTATTTTGGTCAATAATTGCTCGTTAAGAAAGTTCTATAAATACTAATACTGTACTAGTTATGTTTAAATATGTCAATAAGGTTTAATTGACCTTTTGATTATacaaattgttttaaaaattgcCGCTTTTATATgtgttttaaaaaattattacgAAAGGATTTAAGTTATTGATGCTGATTGTGTAAAGATTTCGTACACCATTATTAAATTTTAACTCGTGATAATATGTTAGTTACCATTTTAATCAGATCACTGA is a genomic window containing:
- the LOC107761292 gene encoding uncharacterized protein LOC107761292, translating into MVKMFDYYRISRTKKFHLFSILSFALIVCIISFSDNLISNFSSSNSVVFVSKTNSQKPLKSTFVHKPLFYKKEEINEVSYIIKEEQEQEEVHVNLVAPYNLTEEERISWFRKKLPEFSILKSTRLSSQFNSRVNNFLITRSCSVQLFMTWISPASSFGKREFFALETLFKAHPKGCLIILSQTLDTSRGVKILRPLIQLGYKVLAVTPELSFLFNNTPVQSWFDDLKNGKKDPGEIPLAQNLSNLIRLAVLYKYGGVYLDTDFIILKDFSRLRNSIGAQSVGANGKWTRLNNAVLIFDKEHPLLYKFMEEFAFSFNGNKWGQNGPYLVSRVVEKLMISTNRDEFNFTVLPPIAFYPVDWIRISGFFMKFNSRSQSRWIEAKLLQLSGETYGVHLWNRQSNNMKIEQGSIIGRLISDHCLLCKDIYSS